CACGAAGCAAATCGGCATGTTCAGCTATTCGGGCTTAGCCAAGGACCAGATGGTTCGTCTGCGCAATGAATTTGGCGTCTATGGCACCGACACCGGCCGCATGTGCGTGGCGGCGCTGAACAGCAAGAACATCGACTATGTTTGCGCCTCGATTGCCAAGGTGATCTAAAGGCTGCCAAGCGTCTGCAAGGACGCTTGACGCGCTTGAAGCAAGTTCTGATTTCGAAGATCAGAAACAGGCGCAAGCTTCAATAGCTCAGCCGGGCAATGGAGCGCAGCACGTCGGGCGTGGTGCTGGGGAGTCCAAAAAACTCCAGATACGCGGGGATTTGCTCGAACAGCATGTCCGAGCCCACCTGCACCCGGCAGCCGCGCGCCTGCGCGGCCCCCAGAAAAGCAGTCATCTCGGTTTTCATCACCACCTCGCCCACAAAGGTAGCGGGGGCGATGCGCGACACGTCCATCGGCATCGCGTCGCCTTCGTTCATGCCCATGGGCGTGGCGTTGACCACCAGGTCAAAGCCTGCGGGGTCGTTGGAGCCGACCACGACGTCAAGCGCCGGATAGTGCTGGCGCAGACGCTCGCCCAAGCTCTGCGCGGAAGGCCCATGAACATCAAACAGGCTCAGTGCCGCCACCCCGGCCGCAGCCAGCGACGCCGCAATGGCCGAGCCCACGCCGCCGCTGCCCACCACCAGCGCCCGGGCGCCCTTGAGCGTCAGGCCCTTGCGCAGCACGCCGCGCACAAAGCCTTCGCCGTCAAACATGTCGCCCTGCAGGCGGCCGTCGGCAGTGCGGCGCACGGCATTGCACGAACCGGCAATCGCGGCCGTGGGAAACACCTCGTCCAGCAAGCCAACGGTGGTGACCTTGTGCGGCATGGTGATGAGCGCG
This DNA window, taken from Polaromonas hydrogenivorans, encodes the following:
- a CDS encoding shikimate dehydrogenase family protein, which codes for MINGNTEIIAHIGFPTHAFKAPMIYNPWFEKAGVNAIVVPMGCQAQDYPDFLRAVFKLANIRGALITMPHKVTTVGLLDEVFPTAAIAGSCNAVRRTADGRLQGDMFDGEGFVRGVLRKGLTLKGARALVVGSGGVGSAIAASLAAAGVAALSLFDVHGPSAQSLGERLRQHYPALDVVVGSNDPAGFDLVVNATPMGMNEGDAMPMDVSRIAPATFVGEVVMKTEMTAFLGAAQARGCRVQVGSDMLFEQIPAYLEFFGLPSTTPDVLRSIARLSY